A window of Schistocerca serialis cubense isolate TAMUIC-IGC-003099 chromosome 1, iqSchSeri2.2, whole genome shotgun sequence genomic DNA:
TCTGAAGAAATTCACGCCTGCGAGTATTAGTCACGCTGTTGGAGTGGACTCGTTTCTGTTTAAAAGGAAACTCGCGTGGCTTCTCCCACTACTGCAAAGGAGTGGGGAGTAAACGTGTGACGTCACTCGTGACGCTTCTGTTCCGCCGGCGTCAGGAGGTGGTAGGAGAAGGCTGAAATTAAGCCGCGAAAACGAAGTCACCTCAGCAGTCAGTTGCAGACCAGCGACGGAGTAGTAAGGTGGTTTCCGATTTGGGTGCACATAGTTCGTCCGTATTTGTTTTTGTTGCACATCAAGTTTTCGAGTGTTGTAATTTGAAATTACTCTGTGGGAGTTAAAATTTACCGAGAAAGTTGTTTCTGAGAAGCCTTGAGTTGAAAATGCAGTGCCAGAGGAACTGGCAGAGTGCAGCGGCTCATAGCGGTACAAGGGCGAAACAGAACAGTCATCGGAGCAACTCCCGCTAGGCAGCATCACAGCAGTGTCCCGTTCCCGCCATTCGCCGTAGCAGCAGTAGCGCATACTACGTAGTCAGGTGCAGTCTGCCGCAGTGTTTGGTTGAGTGAAGATCTCGTGTTCTAATTTTTACATGATGTCGGGCACCGGTAGTGGAATTCCAGATTTTCCAATCGTAGTGTTAACTTTCTTCGTTGGGCTTACAGTATTTGCTGTAGTTTATATATCGAAGTTGCTTAAAGCACCTGCAGCTGAAGATTCAACAAAACGTAAGAATTGCATAGTCACATGTCTGTAAAATAATTTCGGATTGGGATCTGTGTTACGTTTAGTGCTGTAGAACCCACGTTAAAAGTCGCGTTTAATCATTATTTTGTTAAATTAATGGGGTAACGATTTTAAGCACATGTCGCCGAGCACGTGTTCATGTTTGTAATCGCTCAGTACTTTGTTTTGCTTCGAATTTTTGTAAGATAGGTATTGTtgtgaaattttattgtaatttattttctctttACAGGTAAAGAAACCGAggtaacgaagaaagaaaaaccagCAGCAAATGTAACACAAAAGCCCAGCAAGAAGAAACACCAGGAAAAGTGGACCAGAGATTCCAAGCAAACTTTTTCTCATCCGTGGCTGTTAACATCACTAAAAGGACATAGTGGAACTGTCTTAGATATGGATTTCAGTAGCAACGGGAAATATCTTGCAACTTGTGCTGAAGGTAAGCTAAACTTTCTGAAAGCAATAAGTTATTCTTAAGAAACTAGGGACATATTGTTGAATTATACTATATGGAATAGGCGTAGTTATGTGGGATATGCTGGTGCTGCATTCAAATGCATAAGTCTGTCTTCGGGAGGAGGTATAGGTGACTCAAAAAGGGTTTCATGATATTAAAGGCTTTACTACTTTTCGATATATCACGGTACGTTACACGAACGAAATGGACATGATGATAAATTTATTATCTTCTAACTTTCATGCCGTGTATGTTATGCTTCTGCCGGTTGAAGCCCATGCTGCTACCCACAAAATTCTTATATGGAAAACTGTGATTTGTAGTAATTAATAAAGGTTGTAATAAGACTTATTAAACGATATGCGCATTGGTTGTAATCTATTCCAAGCTGTCACCAATTATAAATAGGCTATTTAAAGTTCAGGGAATGCAGCACTTATGTATTTAACTAAACTGTGATGGCAAAGTTTCATATTTTCTAGTCTAGTGATACAGTTGTAGGTGGGGTGAAATGCTTCTTCAGGAAAATTGTTGGAAATGACAACTGTAAGCTGTAGAATAGAACATACGAACCTTTTAATTGAAATCTGTAGAGTGCATATAATTGTAATGCACAAAATTAAGCTTGTGGTCTTCATAGATTTCAGATTGAAAGCAAATATGTGATGCACTACAGCTGTTAGTTGGAAATAGTTTGCAGTTTTGTattaggcggggggggggggggggggggggcgggggtgcgcATAAAACAACTTAGGCCTACTTCGTTTTTGGGGGCGAACATGAACATTTCGTTGGTGTTGCAAATCATACAGAGATAGATGTTCACATAATTTTATAACTTTGTTTACTGTTATGAATTTGCTACAAGCCAATATAATTCATAGTGTAGTTTTGAAGGTATATTTGCATGAGCGATGTAGATTGTAGATATAAAGGTCACAGTCAGTTGAACTGATTGGTGATTGATACCCTCTTTCTATTGCACTAAAGAAGACTCTGAAGAGCTTGATCCTGGTGGAGAGGGCAGTGAGCAAGGCAGTGGCAACAGCAGTGGAAGTGAAGCCAACAAAGAGAACAGCCCTCAGGGCCAAACAGATGGCAACCAGAAAGGTGCTTTGCTAACCCGTCGGCAGAAGAAGAATCGCACACGTCGAAATGATGGGTCTCCTCTGCCTCGAAACAACATTGCAGCTAAGAAGAGCAAAGCAAAAGCCCGGCGCTCTGGTGGTGTCGATAGCAGTGGGAAGCGGAATGGAGCTCCAACACTTCGCCAACATGCGAAGCTGAATTTGTCGGACAGTGACCTTTCAGTGCTTCTTAGACATTACCTCCTCAGCCCTGACCAACTACTTGGGTTGGGTTATCCTGTTGAGAGTGCCTTGTACCCAGGGAGAGCAATAATTTACAAAAATCCGCCATCCAGTTCTAATCCCAATAGCAGCAATGTGTCTTCCTGTATGCAAAGTCCAGACCCCCTCAGGAGTTCATCTCATTTGTTTGATGTGAATGCACGTGAGTTTGTGCCTATGAGTGCAAGATTAGGAAAAGAGCCTTGTTGTCTAAAAGAGGACAATGTGCATGTGAAGAATGAGAATCTAAAAAATACCGTTTTAATTACGGATTTTGTGAAAAAAGATCAGCCTGGGATGGACTACAGTGAAATAGGTGCTGAATGGGATGCCAGCCACagtacaaaaagtgaaaaaaattccCTTAGTACAGGCAGTGATGGTGACAGTGCTGACAGTGGTATCAATAGAAGTGGTGGTGAAGAAGGGAGCAGTAGTGCCTCACAGGAAGCTTCAGATGTTGACGGTGTCATTGAAGAGGATCAGGGAATTGTTCCTGAAATAAAGCAGTCCACTGTGAACAGCAGTGAAAGAAAACACTTATCAAAAGTAGCAAAAGCAGAAAAACTGTGTGTGAGTGAGgagaagaaatgtgttcgttgtgGTCGTGGTTTTTTTGTAACAGAAGATGGTGAATACTTAACACAAGAGCATTGTCTCTACCACTGGGGTAAGCTGCAAAGAGTTGTAAGTGCACCATCAAAGGCGTCATCAATGTCTTTGCGTATGGAATACAGCTGTTGCCACGGAAAGCCTAGCAGCAAGGGATGCACAACAGCAAAACTACATGTGTGGAATGGTGTGGGGGTAGGCATTAATGGACCGTTTGATAGTTATGTTCGGACCCGCCCACGGAGAACACATCCTCCGGATGGAAATTATGGTGTGTATGCTTTGGACTGTGAGATGTGTTACACAACACGTGGCCTTGAATTAACAAAAGTTACTGTTGTTGCACCTGATGGACGTCTTGTGTACGATTGTTTGGTGAGACCAGAGAATTACATAATAGACTACAATACTCGGTTCTCTGGTATCACAGCTCGTGATCTCAATAGGCGTGGAGCAACCAAGTCCCTGAAAGATGTGCAGAATGATCTGATGGGCTTCATAAATGCCGATACCATACTCGTAGGTCATGGGCTTGAAAATGATCTTCGTGCCTTACGCATTATACACAGCACTGTGATAGACACTTCAGTGGTTTTTCCACATTATTATGGATTGCCTTACAGACGATCATTAAAATCTTTAGTAGGTTGTTTACTTAAGAGGGATATACAGCAAGACTCGTCAGGACATGATAGTTTTGAAGATGCAAGGGCTTCCATTGAATTGATGCTGTGGAAGGTCAGAAAAGATTTTAGAGCTGTTTTAGAAAAATAGTGAGAGTTAATCAGTGCCTCTTTTGTAATGGTTTCTCACAAGGTGACAAATGCCCAGAGTGCATAGAACACTTTGCAACTGCTCAATTTTCATGTTAATGGAAACCTTCTAAGAACTGTACTTAACTTCGTTACACCAATATTTTGGAGGCTTTCTTTGAGCAATTAGTGAGAATATAATGTACACTGAAATAGATCTGAAAGTGCATTATCTAGTTGACTGTTCGTGAATGCTTGCATTTGAATTTGTTGCTGTGAGATATGCATGCATTCCTTGATTCTAGTCAGAtttttgttccttttaatgcagttGTGCCATTTTACTTTGGTCAACTGATTTCTATGAATATAGATAAATTCATTCTTTTATTATACTGCCATTCATTTTTGTAGCAGCTGTGAAGTGTAATATAAATTGCATAGCTAATTGGCAAATATTTTATGTACTGTGAAAAGTCTTTGTCACACTTGTTCTGAAATACTTTTTAAATAGGCTGTGGGTGGGAAACAGTAGTTTCAATTTTTCAGAAAAGTATTTGCAAAATTTGTATAACGTTTTCTTTTATATCAGATTTTCTTGAGAACAGACTGTTGGAAGATGTCACCCCCCACATTTTTTGTCGAGGCAGTGTTCATTCCTTGTCTGTGATTGATATAGATTTTTGAGCTGTGTTGTGTATGCACTTAAAAAGACTGTTGTGAGTGAGAAGCACACTTGagtgtgtaatgtttttcagttcCATTGTTACGAAGTGACCATTATTTATATTGTGTGATTTGTTGGATTTTGTAGTGAATGGAACTTTGTGTGATTCTGTTTTGTAGAATGTTTGTGTTTTTCGTGGCAGCATTTGAGAATAAGTTGTTACAAGAAGTTGCTAGCTCTGAATTGCCACCTCGTTAATCAATCATTTATTGACAGATGTGTTCGTCTGTCTGAAGCAAGTAAGAGGCAGCAACTGTAGCTTGTTAGTAcaaaaactgttatgcagaaatttgaatgggAAAAAAGCAGTCATCTTTTTATTATAAAGTTGTTTTATAGTATGTTGGAAGATCATTCTTTGAAGCTGTGTTTATTCTGTATCAATCAAATTTAGGTATCACACAGCTGGCAGAAATGACTGTTTAGCTTGTAA
This region includes:
- the LOC126418949 gene encoding uncharacterized protein LOC126418949 isoform X2: MMSGTGSGIPDFPIVVLTFFVGLTVFAVVYISKLLKAPAAEDSTKRKETEVTKKEKPAANVTQKPSKKKHQEKWTRDSKQTFSHPWLLTSLKGHSGTVLDMDFSSNGKYLATCAEDSEELDPGGEGSEQGSGNSSGSEANKENSPQGQTDGNQKGALLTRRQKKNRTRRNDGSPLPRNNIAAKKSKAKARRSGGVDSSGKRNGAPTLRQHAKLNLSDSDLSVLLRHYLLSPDQLLGLGYPVESALYPGRAIIYKNPPSSSNPNSSNVSSCMQSPDPLRSSSHLFDVNAREFVPMSARLGKEPCCLKEDNVHVKNENLKNTVLITDFVKKDQPGMDYSEIGAEWDASHSTKSEKNSLSTGSDGDSADSGINRSGGEEGSSSASQEASDVDGVIEEDQGIVPEIKQSTVNSSERKHLSKVAKAEKLCVSEEKKCVRCGRGFFVTEDGEYLTQEHCLYHWGKLQRVVSAPSKASSMSLRMEYSCCHGKPSSKGCTTAKLHVWNGVGVGINGPFDSYVRTRPRRTHPPDGNYGVYALDCEMCYTTRGLELTKVTVVAPDGRLVYDCLVRPENYIIDYNTRFSGITARDLNRRGATKSLKDVQNDLMGFINADTILVGHGLENDLRALRIIHSTVIDTSVVFPHYYGLPYRRSLKSLVGCLLKRDIQQDSSGHDSFEDARASIELMLWKVRKDFRAVLEK
- the LOC126418949 gene encoding uncharacterized protein LOC126418949 isoform X1, producing MMSGTGSGIPDFPIVVLTFFVGLTVFAVVYISKLLKAPAAEDSTKRKETEVTKKEKPAANVTQKPSKKKHQEKWTRDSKQTFSHPWLLTSLKGHSGTVLDMDFSSNGKYLATCAEEDSEELDPGGEGSEQGSGNSSGSEANKENSPQGQTDGNQKGALLTRRQKKNRTRRNDGSPLPRNNIAAKKSKAKARRSGGVDSSGKRNGAPTLRQHAKLNLSDSDLSVLLRHYLLSPDQLLGLGYPVESALYPGRAIIYKNPPSSSNPNSSNVSSCMQSPDPLRSSSHLFDVNAREFVPMSARLGKEPCCLKEDNVHVKNENLKNTVLITDFVKKDQPGMDYSEIGAEWDASHSTKSEKNSLSTGSDGDSADSGINRSGGEEGSSSASQEASDVDGVIEEDQGIVPEIKQSTVNSSERKHLSKVAKAEKLCVSEEKKCVRCGRGFFVTEDGEYLTQEHCLYHWGKLQRVVSAPSKASSMSLRMEYSCCHGKPSSKGCTTAKLHVWNGVGVGINGPFDSYVRTRPRRTHPPDGNYGVYALDCEMCYTTRGLELTKVTVVAPDGRLVYDCLVRPENYIIDYNTRFSGITARDLNRRGATKSLKDVQNDLMGFINADTILVGHGLENDLRALRIIHSTVIDTSVVFPHYYGLPYRRSLKSLVGCLLKRDIQQDSSGHDSFEDARASIELMLWKVRKDFRAVLEK
- the LOC126418949 gene encoding uncharacterized protein LOC126418949 isoform X3, producing MDFSSNGKYLATCAEEDSEELDPGGEGSEQGSGNSSGSEANKENSPQGQTDGNQKGALLTRRQKKNRTRRNDGSPLPRNNIAAKKSKAKARRSGGVDSSGKRNGAPTLRQHAKLNLSDSDLSVLLRHYLLSPDQLLGLGYPVESALYPGRAIIYKNPPSSSNPNSSNVSSCMQSPDPLRSSSHLFDVNAREFVPMSARLGKEPCCLKEDNVHVKNENLKNTVLITDFVKKDQPGMDYSEIGAEWDASHSTKSEKNSLSTGSDGDSADSGINRSGGEEGSSSASQEASDVDGVIEEDQGIVPEIKQSTVNSSERKHLSKVAKAEKLCVSEEKKCVRCGRGFFVTEDGEYLTQEHCLYHWGKLQRVVSAPSKASSMSLRMEYSCCHGKPSSKGCTTAKLHVWNGVGVGINGPFDSYVRTRPRRTHPPDGNYGVYALDCEMCYTTRGLELTKVTVVAPDGRLVYDCLVRPENYIIDYNTRFSGITARDLNRRGATKSLKDVQNDLMGFINADTILVGHGLENDLRALRIIHSTVIDTSVVFPHYYGLPYRRSLKSLVGCLLKRDIQQDSSGHDSFEDARASIELMLWKVRKDFRAVLEK